Genomic segment of Umezawaea sp. Da 62-37:
GGCGAGATGCCCTACCCGCCCGACTACCCGAAGATGCCCGGCGAGCCCATGAGGGTGCAGCCGTCGAAGGCGAAGAAGCCCACGGAGTAGCTACCGCGCCGCCCAGTCCCGGAACGCCCGCGCGATCGCGGGCGCGTCGGTGCCGGGGCTGGTGAGGCGGAAGACGACGCGCGTGTCGTCCTTCTGCACCGCGCCCGGCAACGTCAGCGCGAACGGCGTCTGCTGCTTGCTCGCGCTCGTCAGCGTCGAGCCGCCGACCCACAGCGTGGCGGTCCGCCGGTCCAGGACGGTCAGCCGGATCGGCGACCTCGCGGCCAGCGGCGCCACCTGGAACCCGAGGTCGCGCACCATGAGGTCCACCAGCGCCGGGGCCGTCGAGGCGGGGTCGCGGGCCAGGTAGTCCTGCAACCGCCGGGTGACGTCGTCGCGCAGCACCGGTCCGTTGGCCGTGGTCCGGTCAAACCGCACGAGCGTCTCGGACCCGTCCTCGGGGCGGACCAGGGTGACCTCGGTGCACCCCACGGGCAGGACTACTCGGTAAGCGGCCATGAGCGACCGTACTTCGCGGTAATGCGCTCCGCAGCACAGGCGGATCCGCGTAGCATCGACGCCGTGTCGAGGACCACCGCCACCACCATGTGCGGCCGGATGATGTCGTCCGGCTTCCTCCGCATGTCCTGACCCGCCAACGCAGACCGGGACCGACGCCAACGCGTTGAAGAACGTGCACAGCGCGGAGGCCGAGGGCGTGACGCCCGCGGTGTACGTGGAGCGGGTCGCGGAGCGGTTCCGCGCGCTCGGTGTCGCGCTGGAGACCAGGTTCGACGACTTCATCCGCACCGGCTCCGACCCACGGCACGGGCCGGGGGTGGCGGAGTTGTGGGCGGCGTGCGCCGGTTGAGCCGGTACCAGGAGCGGGTCGAGGAGTTGGTCGCCGACGAAGTGATCCGGGTGGAACCGCTGTCCCGCAAGAAGGAGGTGCTGGCGTTCGTCCGATCAGGACTGGACGACTCCAGCGTCAGCCGCAGCACGGCCCGCGCCCGAGGGTGGGGCATCTCGGTGCCGGGCGATCCGGGCCAGGTGGTCTACGTCTGGTTCGACGCGCTCGCCAACTACATCACCGCGCCGGGATACGGCACCGACGACGCGGGCTACCGGTACTGGTGGGACGGCGCCGACGAGCGGGTGCACGTGATCGGCAAGGGGATCATCCGGTTCCACGCCGTGTACTGGCCCGCGATGCTGCTGTCCGCCGGGCTCCGGCCGCCGACGACGATCTTCGTGCACGAGTACCTGATCGCGGGCGGCGAGAAGATCAGCAAGTCCCTCGGCAACGCCGAGGACCCGGCCGACATCGTCGCCGCCCACGGCTCCGACGCCGTCCGCTGGTGGCTGCTGCGCGAGGTCGCGCGGGCGGGCGACACCGACTACACCGCCGAACGACTCGTGGCCCGCGCCAACGAGGACTTGGCCAACAACATCGGCAACCTGGTCAACCGCACCGCCACCATGATCGCCAAGTTCGGCCCCGCCATCGGCCACGATCCACGCGCGACAGACCTCCGCGCGGCCCGTGCGGAGGCCACGGGCACGATCGACCGGGCGTTGGCGGACTTCGACTTCCGGCGCGCGGTCGAGGCGGTCACCCGGATCGCCACCGAGGCCAACCGCCACATCCAGACCACCAAGCCGTGGGCGCTGGCGAAGCAGGGGAGTCCGGAGCTGCCCGCCGTGCTGGGCGAGCTGCTCACGACGTGCCGCGAGATCGCCGACCACCTGACACCGTTCCTGCCCGCAGCGGCCGCCCGGATCATGGCGCAGTGCGCCGGGGCGCCGATCGCTCCGGTGTTCCTGCGGCTGTGAGCCGGTGGGGCCTCCCTGGCACAGGAGGCCCCAACGCGCCGCTTGGAAAGTCCGTGAAGTTAATTCCTCAGGTGCAGTCGCATGCCAACCCTGTGGTCGGCTTCGACGTCGTGTGCGATCAGCTCGACAATCGGTTGTCCGCGCTTCAAGAAGTAGCCGGACAGGTCGAAATCATCCTGGTCCTCCACCAACCCGATCGCGTCGTAGTCCACCCGCGTGCCGGGCGGCAGGGTGATCCGGTAGTTCAAGTGGTCAAGCGATCGGCTGACCAGGATGGTGAAGGCATCCGGTTCGTCCTGCTGCATGAGCGTTGCCGACTTCCCCGGCCAGGTGTAGTCCAGGCGCAGCCTGATCCGGTCACCTCGTACCGGCGGGGTGGACAAGCAGTGGGCGAGGATTTCGAGGCGGCCGTCCTCCAACCAGTGGAACGTCTCACTCCACCGAGTGCGCCCTACGCCTTCGACCTCGAACGCGGCCAGGACCGAGTGAACTTTCGCACGCATCTTCACCGGCTGCTTGCAGTGCGCCCCCAAGACGATTCGAAGAAAATGGAGTACTTCCGCGTCCACGGTCGCGTGAATCGTGATGGAACCCTTCTCGTCACCATTCGGCGCGATGTCGATGACTTCCGACCAGTGGTGGATGTGCCACATGTGGTCCATTTGGTCGGTCAGGACGGCGCAGTAGTGGGACAGCAGAAGGCGATGACGGCCTGCCTGCGAACGCAGAGTTCTATGGTGCGTGGTCAGCAGCACGAGCACTCCGAGCAGGCACAGGGTGGCGATCACCAAAGCCCCTGCCTTGATGGCGGTTGTGCCGAAGACGGCGCTCAGGAGACTCGCGAAGGCGAGAATCCCCAGTGTTGCCCTGATGAGTCCCGCGATGCCTGTATCGGTCAGGTAGTCATCGAGGAAGTCGATGAACCCATGCAGCACGGGCGCCTCCACAGCCAGGTCCTCGACAAACCGGGAGACCAGCGTGGCTGGTGGTGCTGTCGCTGTCACCGCAACATGGCGATGGCGATCGAGTGGCGGACGATCCGGCAGACCATCACCGCCGTGCGCCCTGAGATGCGTTCCCATGCGGCCGTTGTACGGGAAAGCCGCGATGACTCGAGCTACCTCGGTGGTCCCAAGTCCGTCTTCCTCCACACCGAGGGCTGAGCGACCACCCATCGGCGCTCCCGCACCATCCCCTCATCGGTGTCGATATCCACCACAGCCCCGCTGACCTGTGCTTCCACGCCCCGAACCCCTGAGCCAACCGGCTGGAAGTCGCCTGGGTTCGCCCTGAACGCGCATCCGCCCTCGTACGATGGGCTGGACGGTCGAGGCTAGGGAGTGGGAGGTCGCGATGACTCATGCCTATGTGGTCCGGTTCGTCGGTGGGCCTCTGGACGGTCGGGTGGATTCGCTGGCGGAGCCGCAGGCCGAGCCGAAGCCGACGTTGACGCACGTCCACCTGCACGGCGGGCCGAAGATCGTGCACCACTACGACCTGCAGTACGCGGTCGAGTACGGGTGCGAGTACCGGTTGCGGGACGTCGAGGAAGACGCGGGCTGAGTTTCCAAGCAAGACGCATGCCGGAAACAAAGCGTAGACACGCCGACATGCGGGGTTTACCGTGTCTTTAATGTGAGAGCGCTCTCACAGTGTGAGTCCCTGCAGCTCCACTGGAGGTCCCCTGTGCGTTCCACCCGACCACGCCTGGCCGCGTTCGCCGCGGCCTTGATCGCGGCCGCCGCGATAGCCGTCATCCTGCCGCCCGCCGCCAACGCGGTCGCGGTCGGCGCGGGCAGCTACGACACCGAACGACCCGCGGGAACCGTCGGCCCGTCGAACTCCGACGGCGCGCCCGTGACGCCGAAGGTCACCTCGCGGATGGCGGGCCAGCCGGTGCCGACCAACGAGTGGTGGTCGTCGCTGGTCTGGCAGCGCTACGCGGGCAACCCGTACGGCGAGAACCTCTACGCGCACCCGATGTCGTTCCACGCCGCGGCCCAGGGCCTCGGTGTCGGCTACCCGAACACGGCGGCGGTCGTCTCCAACGGCACCGCCTACGAGATGGCGCACCGCGACGACCTGTTCGTCGGCGTCTCCGGCCTCAACGCGCCCGGTGTGGCGGTCGACGGCTGGTCGGACTGGACCGTCAGTCCACTGTGGACCGGAGGTGGGCGCACCCTGCGCGCCACCATCGGCCACGGCCTGCCGTACGTGTTCGCGGAGGCGACCGGCGGCACCGCCCGCGTCGGCTTCAACGCGACCGCGACGGTGTGGAGCAACACGACTCCCGGCGTGCTCGGGGTGACGATCAACGGCCACGACTACGCGGCGTTCTCGCCCAGCGCGTGGACCGTCTCCGGATCGGAGGCGACCTCGTCCGCGGCGTTCTTCTCGGTGGCGCTGCTGCCGTCGCGCGACGCGCTCGCGCTGTTCCAGAAGTACGCGTTCTCCTTCGTCACCGACACCAAGGTGGCGTGGTCCTACAACGCGGCCACCGCGCAGTCGTCGGCGACCTACTCCGCGACCACGGTCGCGCGGCAGGGCACCCAGACCGGCACGCTCCAGGCGCTCTACCGCCACCAGTGGCTGAACTCGACCGACGCGGTCACCGCACACCGCTACGCCTCGCCGCGCGGTGAGATGCGGCTGCGCGAGGGCGGCTCGTTCACGACGAGGCAGGCGTTCAGCGGCGTGCTGCCCGCGCTGCCGCTGTCCAGCCAGGCCGACACCTCGCGGCTGCGCTCCGAGATCGACGCCGAGTTGAACGCCGCGGACCCGTGGAAGGGCGCGACGGACACCTACTGGACCGGCAAGGCGCTCAACCGGCTGTCGAACCTGGCCCGGATCGCTAACCAGATCGGCTACACCGCGGGCCGCGACCGGCTGATCACGCTGGTGCGCGACCGGCTCAGCGACTGGCTCACCGCCACGCCGGGGGAGGCGGGCAGGCACTTCGCCTACGACTCGACGTGGGACACCCTGATCGGCTACCCGGCGTCGTTCGGCTCCGACAGCGAGCTCAACGACCACCACTTCCACTACGGCTACTACGTCCTGGCCGCGGCCGTCGTCGCGCAGCACGACCCGGCGTGGGCGGCGGACGCCCGCTACGGCGGCATGGTCAAGCTGCTCGTCAAGGACGCCAACAACTACGACCGCTCCGAGAGCCGGTTCCCGTTCCTGCGCACGTTCGACGCCTACGCGGGCCAGAACTGGGCGTCCGGGCACCAGGGGTTCGCGGCGGGCAACAACGAGGAGTCGTCCTCGGAGTCGATGATGTTCGCGACCGCCGCGGTGCTGTTCGGCCAGGCGACCGGCGACAACGCCCTGCGCGACGCGGGCATCTACCTGTACACGACCCAGCAATCGGCCATCGGGCAGTACTGGTTCAACAAGGACAACGCGGTGTTCCCGGTGGCTTTCCCGCACAGCACGGTCGGCATCGTGTGGGGCAACGGCGGCGCGTACAGCACGTGGTGGACGGCGAACCCGGAGGAGATCCACGGCATCAACATGCTGCCGATCACCGGCGGCTCGCTCTACCACGGGGCGTGGAAGGCCGACATCATCCAGAACATCAACGAGATGCGGGCCAACAACGGCGGCACGGAGGTGGAGTGGAAGGACGTCATCACCGAGTTCCTCGCCATCGCCGACCCGGCGCAGGCGCTGGCGAACTACGGGGGCGGGTTGGAACCGGAGGCCGGTGACTCCCGGCCGCACGCCTACCACTGGATCACCTCGCTCAACACCTACGGCACGCCCGACCACTCGGTCACCGCGAACGTCCCGACCTACGCGGTGCTGAACAAGGGCGGCGCGAAGACGTACGTGGCCTACAACGCGGGCGCGACCGCGGCGACGGTGACGTTCTCCGACGGCCAGGCGCTGTCCGTCCCGGCGGCGTCGACCGGTTGGCGCGGCCCGGCGGGTTCCGGCGTCGACTCGGGCACGGGCGGCACCACGACACCGCCGACCACCACCACGACCACCACGACGACGACCACCACGACCACGCCGCCGTCGGGCAGCCGCAACGCGTACGCGGCCATCCAGGCGGAGTCGTTCGACGGGCAGAACGGCGTGGTCACCGAGACCACGACCGACACCGACGCGGGGCAGAACATCGCCGCGCTCCGCAACGGCGACTGGGCGCTGTTCCGGGGAGTCGACTTCGGCTCCGCCACCGGGCGGCAGTTCAGCGCGCGCGTCGCCAGCGGTGCCGCCGACGGCGTGAGCGGCCTGGTCGAGGTCCGCACGGGCAGCCCCACGGGGACCGTGCTCGCCTCGTTCGCGCTCGCCAACACCGGTGGCTGGCAGACGTGGCGCACGGTGCCCGCGAACATGTCCGCGCTGACCGGCAAGCAGGACGTGTACCTGACCTTCACGAGCGGGCAACCGGCCGACTTCGTCAACGTCAACTGGTTCTCGTTCGGGCAGTAATCCGCCGCCGCTTCATCCCTTGAGGAGGAAGCTGACATGCGCAGGAGGCTACGAGGAGTCATCGGGGCCACGGCCACGACGATCGCGGTGCTCGCGATCGGCGTGGTCGTGTCCTACCAGCCCGCGGGAGCGGGGCCGCAGCACGGCAGCCACCCCGGTGCCGTCGACCAGCAACAGGCCCAGGCCATCAAGGACCAGGTCGGGGCCTTGGGCGTCTCGGAGTTCCGGGTCGCCTGCACCAGCAGCCACCGGGCGGGCAACGACCCGATCGTCTTCCCCGGTCAGACCGGCGTCTCGCACGTCCACGAGTTCTTCGGCAACCGGTCGACGAACGCGAACTCCACGATCACGTCGCTCAAGGCCGCGACGACGAACTGCAACCCGGTCGCCGACCTGTCGGCGTACTGGGTGCCGACGCTGTACAAGAACGGCCAGCCGGTCGCGCCGGAGAGCGTGACGGTCTACTACCAGGGCATCCACGACATGGCGCAGGCCAAGGCGCCGCCGCAGGGCCTGCGGTACGTGGTGGGCAACAGCAAGGCGGTCAGCCCCGCCGAGAACCCGTCCGCGCGCTGGTCGTGCACCACGCAGAGCCCGTCGAGCCCCGACTTCCTGAACTGCCCGGCGGGTACGAAGCTGGAGACCTACCTGGACTTCCCGACCTGCTGGGACGGCCGGAACCTGGACTCCGCGAACCACCGCGACCACGTGGTGTTCTGGGCGGGCAGCTGCCCGAGCACCCACCCGGTCGTGCTGCCCCGGCTCGAACTGCTGATCACCTACCCGGTGAACGGCGGCGGCCTCTCGCTCGGCGGGACGGTCAACGGGGTCAACACGACGACCGCACCCGGTTACACGTTCCACGGCGACTTCATGAACGCCTGGGACGCGAACGAGCTCCAGCGCCGGATGACCAACTGCATCAACCCCGGCCGCAAGTGCGGCACGGACGGCAACCCCGCCTGATCGCGGGCGAGCACCGGCGGGCGGCCCAGCCGTCCGCGGGTGTCCTGTGTGGACGGACGCCGGTTCGGTCCGCCGCATGGTTCGATCGGCGCCGCAACGGGCAGTATCCGTGCATGGAACGCGAACCGCTCGTCCAGGTGGGGCTCGTCGTGGCCGCGGTGGCGGTGTCCGCCATCGGACCGAAGAGCTACGGCACGTGGCTGCTGGAGGTGGCGCCGATCCTCATCGCGCTGCCGATCCTCGTGCTGACCCACCGCCGGTTCCCGCTGACCCGGCTCACCCGCTGGCTGGTCGTCGGCCACGCCGTCGTGCTGGCCGTCGGCGGCCACTACACCTACGCCGAGGTCCCCGTCGGGTTCCGGGTGCGGGACCTGTTCGAACTCCAGCGCAACCCCTACGACCGGTTCGCCCACCTGGTCCAGGGGTTCGTGCCCGCGATCGTCGTTCGCGAACTCCTGCTGCGCCGAACGCCGCTGCGCCGGGGCCGCTGGCTGTTCGCCCTGGTCACCGCGACCTGCCTCGGGATCAGCGCCGCCTACGAGCTGCTGGAGTGGGCCGGGGCCGTCGTCGGCGGCGACTCGGCGGAGGACTTCCTTGGCACGCAAGGGGATGTGTGGGACAGCCAGTGGGACATGCTGCTTGCCCTACTGGGTGCCCTCAGCGCACAGTTGGCGCTGGGTCGGGTGCACGACCGGCAGCTCTCGCGGATGCCGATGGCGAAACTGTCGGTGCCATAAGGCAGTCTGCACCCGGTTGGGAAAATCAAGATCGTTTTTGGAGGGCAGATGGCACAGGGCTCGTTGTCACCGCAGGATCTCGACCACCTGCGCGCGGAGCTCGCCGAGGGGCGCCAGCCCGCTGTCTGGTTCACCTCGGCCGCGGTCGGGGTTGAGGCCGGGCGCTCGGCGAAGGTGATCTCGTTCACCGAACCCGAGGAGGGCGACTTCATCCAGGTCCGCCCGACGGGCGACCGGGACGAGATCTCGTTCTCCCCGGCCGAGTTGACCACCGAGAAGCCCGCGCGCAAGAAGGCGCCCGCGCCCAAGCCGCCGGTCAAGGAGGAGGAAGAACCGCCGAAGCCGGTGGAGATCGAGCACGTCTACACGCCCGCTCCGCCGCCCGTGGTGGAGAAGCCCAAGCCCGCCCCGGTCAAGGCCGCTCCGGTCGCCCGCAAGGGGGCGAAGCCCGCCGAGGTCACCATCACGCTCACGTCGACCATCGAGGGCGAGTGGGCGGCCGAGGTCCTCGTCGGCGTCAAGCGCACGCTGAGGCAGGCGACCCTGACCCCGAGCGCCGTGGCTCAGGCCGCGAAACTCCTCCACCCGGAGGTCGCCGCGGCGGTCGACGCCGTGCTCAACGCGGCCCGTGAAACCCATCTCGCGCGGGTGGAACAGCTGCGGGCTGAGCTGGAAGTGGCCCAGCGCGCATTGGATGAGCTGTCCGGCTGACAAGTTCGAAGCAGGTGAACACGTATTGCGACGTATTGATGATTCACCGTTCGCGATCGAGTGAAGGTACTTCCCCTGGCTAGCGGTAGGGCGGACGGTGAGGTCGAAATACCTTCGGTGCTGGAGGTCCGCTCGATCACGGGGAGGCCATTATGGCGGTAGAGATCACGACGGTGGAACAGGCTCAGCTCGGGGGCTGCAACTGCTGTGGTGGATGCACCGGCCCAGGTTGCGGGTGTTGCTCGAGCTGTTGACGTGATGGTGGTGACGGCCCTGGTCCCCTTGTGGGATTGGGGCCGTTGCTGTTTTTGGAGGGTGAGGGGGAATATGTGAGGGGGGCTCGGGGGAGGGGATGGGGTGGAATTGTTGGGGGTTAGTGGCGAGGGATCTTTGAGAGGGTTTGAGGGGGTGGGTGCTGTGCTTCGGCACTGGGCCTCAGCAGCTCGGAACAGGTCAGCGGTGCCCGCCGTTCTCCGGGTTCGGCCGACTTGACTTGGCCCCCTCTTTTCGGCCCTCGGCGGTCTTGAAGGGCAGGTGGTGAAGCTCAGCCCGACGCCGCGAGGGTAGGGCCGAAACCCCAAGTGAAGTCGGCCGAACAAGATGCGGGCGCGCTCGGTCGAGGTGGGGCGACCGGCTGCTGGTTGGGTCTGCTGTTGTGTGGCAGGGCCTGGAATTGTCGGACCCCCTGAGTACCTTGGGAATCGGGGGGTTCTCACGTCCGGGGGACCTCTACTGGCACGTGCCGGCTGCGCCGCGCCGACTGGCTGCGGGGCCGGCAGCTGGTGTCACGGTGGGCAGACGGTGCCGTTGGCGGGGACCTTGGCGTCGATGAGGAAGTCCTTCGCGGCGGTCGTGGCGCATTGCGACAGGCCGAGCGCGCCGTGGCCTCCGCCTTGCCATCCGACGACGACACCGGCCGGTAGTTGGCCCGCGGCGCGTTCCGTTCCCTGTTGTGGTGTCACGGGGTCGGTGGCGGTGCTGATGACGAGGATCGGTGGTGCGCCGTTCAGGGTGGGGACCTTGAGCGGTGAGGGCACGGGGAACGAGGCGCACAGGAGCAGGCGTTGGGCGTAGAGGGCGCCGAAGAGGGGGTGTTTTTCGCGCCAGTCGGTGGTCAGCACGGTCACGCGGTCCGGGGGGATGCGGGTTGACGTGTCGTTGCAGCCGGTGACGAGGGCGGCGTCGAGGCGGGGTGGGTTCTCGTTGACGTCGGCGACCAGGGGTTCGACGAGCGAGATCAGCGCGGTGGCGTCGCCCGCCTTGGCGGCGACGATGGCGTCGGCCAGTTGGGGCCAGCGGGCGCGGTCGGCGAGGCCGAGGAGTACGGCCTGGGAGGCGGTGCCGGGGGTGACGCGGATGCCGAGGACGCGTTGGTTGCTGCCGCGCAGCTGGTCGAGCAGGGCGGTGAACTCCTGCTTGGCGTTGGCGCCGAGTGCGCAGCCGCGGACGGCGCAGTCCTTGGCGAACGCGTCGAACGTGGCCTCGGCGGCGACGGCCTTGGCCTCGGCGGCGCCGATCGCGTCCAGGGTGGGGTCGGGGGCGCCGTCGAAGACCATGCGGCCGACGCGGGTCGGGAAGCGGCTCGCGTACAGGGTGAGGACCCTGGAGCCGTCGCCGACGCCGATGGCGTTGAGCTTGCCGACGCCGAGCGCCTCGCGCAGCTTCTCCAGGTCGGCGGCCGCGCGCCAGGAGTCCATCGCGGTCAGCCGGTTCTCCAGGTCGAGCACGCATTCCTGGCTGGCGGTGGTGATGGCGCCGCGCAGGTCCGCGTTGTCGGTGGCGGCCGGGTCGAACTCGACGATGTCGAGGCGGGCGGTCTCGGGGACGCAGGTGACGCCGTCGGAGTTGCCGGTGCCGCGCCGGTCGACGCCGATGAGGGTGAACCTGGTGAGCACCTCGGGCGGCAGCGAGGAGGCGAGCCTGGCGGCCTTGAGGGTGCCGGGTTCGCCGTCGGGGTCGCTGACGACGACCAGCGGGCTCTTGCCGGTGCCCGCCTTGAGCACCGAGACGCTGAGGCTGCCGCGGCCGGGCCTGCTCGGCGCGTCGAGCACGGACGTCAGGCGCGCGCACTGGAACGAGCCGCCCCGCGGAGCGTTGGGGCCGAGCCGGACCACGGTGGGGTCCGTGCACTCCTGCCACTTCAGGCCGCTGTCCTTGCCGTCCTCGAGGTCCGGCACGGGCTGCTGGCCCGACGGCGCGGCCTCGGTGGGCGTCCCGCTGTCGCCGCGCACGGCGATCACCGGGCGGATCGACGGTCCGGCGCTGCACGCGCTCAACGCGGTGATCACGACCAGCGGCAGCAGCAGGGCGGCGTGGTGCCGACGCGGCACGGGTGTTCCTCGCTCTCGGCGGAAATGCGGCGGAAATGCGACCGGACAGGGCGAAAGGGTCGCACGGTCCAGGTGAGACTTCGGTGAGCGGAGCGTGCCCGACCAGTGGATATCGGGGTGCGCGAATCCTCTTCGGACCGGCAGGATGAGCCGGTGGCGATGGCACAGGCGGGACCGGCGTCGGAGCGGCCGGTCGGGGGACCAGGGGGCTTTCCCGCCGCGGTCCGGGTGCTCGGGGCGGTGCCGCCGCCCGCGCTGGTGCTGCTGGGGATCGTCAGCGTCCAGGTCGGCGCGGCGCTGGCGAAGCAGCTGTTCGCGCTCGCGGGCGCGTCCGGCACGGTGGCGCTTCGGCTCGGGTTCGCGGCCGTCGTGCTGGTGCTCGTCTGGCGGCCGTCGGTGCGGATCGGCGGGCGGATGCTGCTCACCGTGATCGGCTACGGCGTGGTGCTCGGGTCGATGAACCTGCTCTTCTACCAGGCGATCGAGCGGATTCCGCTGGGCGCGGCGGTGACCATCGAGTTCCTCGGCCCGCTGGCGGTCGCGGTGATCGGGTCGCGGCGGTGGGTCGACGGCCTGTGGGCGCTGCTGGCCGCGGGCGGTGTGGTGCTGCTGACCCGCTCCGACGGCGGGCTGGTGTGGACCGGGGTGCTGTTCGCGCTGCTCGCGGGCGTCTGCTGGGGGAGCTACATCCTGGTCGCGGCCTCGTTGGGCAGCCAGTCCGCCGACGGGCGGGGGCTCGCGCTCGCGATGGTGTTCGCCGCGCTGGTGGTGCTCCCGTTCGGCGTCGACGACCTCAGCGCGGCCCTGCTCGACCCGCTGGTGCTGCTCGCGGGCCTCGGCGTGGCGCTGCTGTCGACGGTGGTGCCGCACTCGCTGGAGCTGGAGGCGCTGCGCCGCATCCCGCCGCGGGTGTTCGGCATCCTGATGAGCCTGGAACCGGCGATGGCCGCGCTCGTCGGCCTGGTCGTGCTCGGCGAGGCCCTGAAGCCGCCGCAATGGGTCGCGGTGTGCCTCGTGGTGCTCGCCTCCGCGGGCGCGACCCGGACCGCTAGGCCGGTTTGACCTCGCCGCGCAGCACCGAGTCCACGTCGTAGCGGGCGGGCTGGTCGAGCTGGTCGTAGCGGCACGAGTCGGCCTCGCGGTCCGGGCGCCACCGCGCGAACTGGCCGTTGTGCCGCAGCCGCGCCGGGTGCGCGCCCTCGGTCTGGGTGTAGGAGACCTCCAGCACGCGCTCGGGCCGCAGCGCGATCCACGACGCGTGCTCGCCGCGCCAGCGGTTGATCACACCGGGCAGCCTGCGGCCGTCCTCGGCGTCCGGGCCGAGCCACGGGTGGTCGTCCTCGGTGATCAGCTCGCGCAGCTCGTCGGCCAGTTCCCGGCGGCGGTCGGCCTTGAACGAGCCGACGACGCCGATGTGGTGCAGCACGCCCCGGTCGTCGTGCAGGCCGAGCAGCAGCGACCCGA
This window contains:
- a CDS encoding alpha/beta fold hydrolase yields the protein MPRRHHAALLLPLVVITALSACSAGPSIRPVIAVRGDSGTPTEAAPSGQQPVPDLEDGKDSGLKWQECTDPTVVRLGPNAPRGGSFQCARLTSVLDAPSRPGRGSLSVSVLKAGTGKSPLVVVSDPDGEPGTLKAARLASSLPPEVLTRFTLIGVDRRGTGNSDGVTCVPETARLDIVEFDPAATDNADLRGAITTASQECVLDLENRLTAMDSWRAAADLEKLREALGVGKLNAIGVGDGSRVLTLYASRFPTRVGRMVFDGAPDPTLDAIGAAEAKAVAAEATFDAFAKDCAVRGCALGANAKQEFTALLDQLRGSNQRVLGIRVTPGTASQAVLLGLADRARWPQLADAIVAAKAGDATALISLVEPLVADVNENPPRLDAALVTGCNDTSTRIPPDRVTVLTTDWREKHPLFGALYAQRLLLCASFPVPSPLKVPTLNGAPPILVISTATDPVTPQQGTERAAGQLPAGVVVGWQGGGHGALGLSQCATTAAKDFLIDAKVPANGTVCPP
- a CDS encoding methionine--tRNA ligase codes for the protein MRRLSRYQERVEELVADEVIRVEPLSRKKEVLAFVRSGLDDSSVSRSTARARGWGISVPGDPGQVVYVWFDALANYITAPGYGTDDAGYRYWWDGADERVHVIGKGIIRFHAVYWPAMLLSAGLRPPTTIFVHEYLIAGGEKISKSLGNAEDPADIVAAHGSDAVRWWLLREVARAGDTDYTAERLVARANEDLANNIGNLVNRTATMIAKFGPAIGHDPRATDLRAARAEATGTIDRALADFDFRRAVEAVTRIATEANRHIQTTKPWALAKQGSPELPAVLGELLTTCREIADHLTPFLPAAAARIMAQCAGAPIAPVFLRL
- a CDS encoding DUF1996 domain-containing protein, producing the protein MRRRLRGVIGATATTIAVLAIGVVVSYQPAGAGPQHGSHPGAVDQQQAQAIKDQVGALGVSEFRVACTSSHRAGNDPIVFPGQTGVSHVHEFFGNRSTNANSTITSLKAATTNCNPVADLSAYWVPTLYKNGQPVAPESVTVYYQGIHDMAQAKAPPQGLRYVVGNSKAVSPAENPSARWSCTTQSPSSPDFLNCPAGTKLETYLDFPTCWDGRNLDSANHRDHVVFWAGSCPSTHPVVLPRLELLITYPVNGGGLSLGGTVNGVNTTTAPGYTFHGDFMNAWDANELQRRMTNCINPGRKCGTDGNPA
- a CDS encoding DUF6319 family protein; amino-acid sequence: MAQGSLSPQDLDHLRAELAEGRQPAVWFTSAAVGVEAGRSAKVISFTEPEEGDFIQVRPTGDRDEISFSPAELTTEKPARKKAPAPKPPVKEEEEPPKPVEIEHVYTPAPPPVVEKPKPAPVKAAPVARKGAKPAEVTITLTSTIEGEWAAEVLVGVKRTLRQATLTPSAVAQAAKLLHPEVAAAVDAVLNAARETHLARVEQLRAELEVAQRALDELSG
- a CDS encoding EamA family transporter, with protein sequence MAQAGPASERPVGGPGGFPAAVRVLGAVPPPALVLLGIVSVQVGAALAKQLFALAGASGTVALRLGFAAVVLVLVWRPSVRIGGRMLLTVIGYGVVLGSMNLLFYQAIERIPLGAAVTIEFLGPLAVAVIGSRRWVDGLWALLAAGGVVLLTRSDGGLVWTGVLFALLAGVCWGSYILVAASLGSQSADGRGLALAMVFAALVVLPFGVDDLSAALLDPLVLLAGLGVALLSTVVPHSLELEALRRIPPRVFGILMSLEPAMAALVGLVVLGEALKPPQWVAVCLVVLASAGATRTARPV
- a CDS encoding glycosyl hydrolase, producing the protein MRSTRPRLAAFAAALIAAAAIAVILPPAANAVAVGAGSYDTERPAGTVGPSNSDGAPVTPKVTSRMAGQPVPTNEWWSSLVWQRYAGNPYGENLYAHPMSFHAAAQGLGVGYPNTAAVVSNGTAYEMAHRDDLFVGVSGLNAPGVAVDGWSDWTVSPLWTGGGRTLRATIGHGLPYVFAEATGGTARVGFNATATVWSNTTPGVLGVTINGHDYAAFSPSAWTVSGSEATSSAAFFSVALLPSRDALALFQKYAFSFVTDTKVAWSYNAATAQSSATYSATTVARQGTQTGTLQALYRHQWLNSTDAVTAHRYASPRGEMRLREGGSFTTRQAFSGVLPALPLSSQADTSRLRSEIDAELNAADPWKGATDTYWTGKALNRLSNLARIANQIGYTAGRDRLITLVRDRLSDWLTATPGEAGRHFAYDSTWDTLIGYPASFGSDSELNDHHFHYGYYVLAAAVVAQHDPAWAADARYGGMVKLLVKDANNYDRSESRFPFLRTFDAYAGQNWASGHQGFAAGNNEESSSESMMFATAAVLFGQATGDNALRDAGIYLYTTQQSAIGQYWFNKDNAVFPVAFPHSTVGIVWGNGGAYSTWWTANPEEIHGINMLPITGGSLYHGAWKADIIQNINEMRANNGGTEVEWKDVITEFLAIADPAQALANYGGGLEPEAGDSRPHAYHWITSLNTYGTPDHSVTANVPTYAVLNKGGAKTYVAYNAGATAATVTFSDGQALSVPAASTGWRGPAGSGVDSGTGGTTTPPTTTTTTTTTTTTTTPPSGSRNAYAAIQAESFDGQNGVVTETTTDTDAGQNIAALRNGDWALFRGVDFGSATGRQFSARVASGAADGVSGLVEVRTGSPTGTVLASFALANTGGWQTWRTVPANMSALTGKQDVYLTFTSGQPADFVNVNWFSFGQ
- a CDS encoding DUF2238 domain-containing protein; its protein translation is MEREPLVQVGLVVAAVAVSAIGPKSYGTWLLEVAPILIALPILVLTHRRFPLTRLTRWLVVGHAVVLAVGGHYTYAEVPVGFRVRDLFELQRNPYDRFAHLVQGFVPAIVVRELLLRRTPLRRGRWLFALVTATCLGISAAYELLEWAGAVVGGDSAEDFLGTQGDVWDSQWDMLLALLGALSAQLALGRVHDRQLSRMPMAKLSVP